The DNA region GTCCCAAAACTCCAGAAAAATTTTGTTGACAGTCTTCAGCGGTAGTGATATAGAGGGGTCTTGTGCGAGATGGGGCGGTTGCCGCCGTCAAGGTGTGTGCGGAATGTCAAGATATGTGACGCCCGGGGGAGAGCGGGTGTTTTTCCGTGCGCGATGGGGGTCTTTGCCCATCGAAAGGCGTGAGGATCCCCGCACCCGGCTTCTCCGGTTCCGTTGATGAGCAGGTCTGAGTCACCGGACGTTTCGATTGTTTGGGCTGCAGACGTATCGGTGCGAGTCGAGAGTCACTGGTAGGGGGGGAGGTGATAAAGGCCGTTTTCTTGTTCGGGCGAGATGGAGAGGATGACCTATTAGCCAAACTGGAAAAGGAGGTATGTGATGGACGGCTGGAAAAGGGTTCTTGTTCTTTCTCTGGTTCTTTTGACGGCCTTTTGCTTCGCTGCCATGGAGGTTGGGGCCGCTGAGAAGACTTTCAAGCTCGGTGTGCTCGGACCTTTCACCGGGCCCAGTGCGAAGAGCGGCAATGAAATGAAGGATGCAGCGACCATGGCCCTTGGGGATGTAGACAACAGGATCGGTGACTATCGAGTGGAGATCGTCTATATCGACAGCCAGGCCGATCCTGCCAAGGCGACCAATGCCTATGCCGAGGCCATTGAGCGAAAGGGTGTACAGGCCGGCATTTTGAACTGGCATACTGCGGTCGATACCGCCCTTCAGGCTGTGTGGGCCAAGTACAAGGTGCCCCATTTTTTCTGTATGGGCGCGGGGAAGGCTGTCAATGACAAGTACCATTCCCTGCCTGCTGATCAGCGTTATCTCATCATGAAGGGATGGCCCATTCCCCAGAAGCTGGTTGTGGGCTATGTGGAATGCCTGAATGACGCGATCGCCAGGGGCCGTTGGAAGCCGAAGAAGAAGCTCGCCGCCCTTTGGGGGGAGGATACAGACTGGGGACGGAGCCTGGTCGGCGGACTGGCCAAGGGGTTGAAGGAGAACGGCTGGGAGATTTTTACGGAGGAGTATTTCGACCTCAAGAAGACCGATTTCTACCCCTACGTGAACAAGTGCAAGAAAGCCGGCGTCGTGCTCCTGGCGGGATCGAGCTCCGGTGTGGCATCGGTCTCGGCCCTCATCAAACAGACCCACGAGATAGGTTTCAGAGGCCTGGTGATTGCGGACGGGCTAGGTTGGGTCGGCGACTGGTACAAGATGACCGGCCAGGCGTCAAACGGTGTTCTCGATATGCAGCCCCAGTTTGCCACCCCTAAGCAGAAAGCATGGGCCAAGAGATTCAAGGCCAAGTACGGTTATGGCCCGAGCCCTTCTGCTGCTGGAATGGCCTATGATTACGGTAACTTCTTTATCAAGATCGCCAGGCGTGCCATCGAAGAGTACGGGGAGTTGACCAGTGAAACCATCACAAAAGTGGGCCGCAACGAGGTGGCCGAGGGGAAGCTTACCTACAGCCGGGCCGAAGGGGCCCTCATGCACGCCCGTTACGGGACGAATGCGGCAAGCAGGCCCGATCCGAAGATCAGTCCGAACGACTTTTTCTTCCCGGTGATTCAGTACAAGAACGGCAAGGGTTTCACGGTATTCCCTGAAGATGTGAAGCAGATTGAACTCATGGTGAGGTGACGAGCACCGAAGAGGGAGAGACCAAGGCCTGGGGTCTCTCCCTCCGGGTGCCAAGGACGGGATGTTATGACGGTGCTGGAAACCAGGGATGTGACCAAGCGGTTCGGCGGGCTGGTGGCAGTGGACCGGGTCTCCCTGCACGTGGAGGAGGGGGAGATCCTGGGGCTCATCGGGCCCAACGGAGCCGGCAAGACGACTCTTCTGAACGCGATAGCGGGGCTCGATCCTCCGACTTCCGGCTCCGTCTATTTCATGGGAGAGGAGACTACCGGGTGGTTGCCTGAGCAGATGTGCCATCGGGGGCTCTCACTGACGTTTCAGATTCCCCGTCCTTTCCCCAAGATGACCGTTTTGGAAAATGTCATGGTGGCCGCTGTCTTCGGCAACAAGACTCACCCGGTGACAGACCCGGTTCGCCACTGCCGCGAACGGCTTGCGTTTGTCGAGTTTCCCATGCCCGAGGATACCCTGTCCGAGACCCTCAATACCGTGCAGCTCAAGCGGCTGGATCTGGCCCGGGCTCTTGCGAGCCAGCCCAGGCTTCTCCTCTTGGACGAGCTGGCCTCCGGTCTTACCGAGGGGGAGCTGGCAGAGCTGATGGCCATTATCCGTAAGATCCGGCAGCAGGGAGTCACCATCATAATGGTGGAGCATATCGTGCAGGTGATCATGAACCTCTGCGACCGATTGGCTGTGCTCCAGTTCGGAAACAAGATCGCCGAAGGACCGACCCAGGATGTTGCTCGGGATTCCAGGGTGGCGGATGCGTATCTGGGGGCTGAGTAGTCGGCGTGGAGAAGGGGGAGCGTCCTGCCAAACTGCCGGGACCCCGGAAGTCAGGACGAACCGACAAGGGAGACATGGAGAATCAAGCGCTACTGGAGGTCGAAAACCTCGATGCGGGTTACGGTTTCCTGCAGGTCATCTGGGAGGTCTCTCTCGATGTCAGACCAGGAGAGTACGTCTGCCTGATAGGGCCCAATGGAGCGGGAAAGAGTACGACCCTCAAATCGATAGCGGGTCTGCTCGAACCTAAAGAGGGAAGAATCATCTTCAAGGGCGAACCTATCGACGGGCTTCCCGGAGACAGGGTGTGCAGGAAGGGGATAAGCTATATTTCCGAGGAGCTGAACCTCTTTACCGGCATGACCGTGCAGGAGAACCTCGCCATGGGGGCCTATGCGGTAAGGGACAAGAGGAAGATCGCCCAGAGCCTCGATTTTGTTTTCGGGCTCTTTCCTCCCCTGAAGGAGCGGGAACGACAACTTGCCGGGACCATGAGCGGGGGGGAGCGGAAAATGCTGGCAATCGCCCGCGGGTTGATGTCGGCCCCCTCGCTCCTCTTGGTCGACGAGCCTTCCTTGGGGTTGGCACCTCAGCTGACTGCGGCGGTCTTTCGGGCCCTGGATGTTCTCAAGAAAGAAGGGGTCACGATCCTTTTGGTCGAGCAGAACGTCACCAAGACTCTCCAGGTCACCGACAGAGGCTACGTGTTGGAGAAGGGAAAGATCGTGCTCAGAGGGAGAAGCTCTGATCTTGCCCGGGATGATCACGTGAGGAAGGTATACCTGGGGATTTAGGGAAAGCAAAAGAGGACGAGGGCAGAAGATCATGGCAAATCCTGAGACAGAACAAACCCTTTCCACACGCATTTCAGCCGGGTTGACATCACCCGCAGGCATCACCATTACGGCTACGATTGTTGTCGCCGTCTTGGCGGCGATGGATAAGGGTTCGTACATAATCGTGAATGCCATCGTCACCGGAGGGATGTGGGCCTTGGTGGCCATGGGTCTGGCTCTGGTCTTCGGCGTGATGAATATCGTCAGCTTCGTCCACGGGGAGTTTTTCATGATCGGCGGGCTGGCGGCCTACTTTGTCTTTACTCCATTTACGGATTACATTGCAGCGAGTCCTTACTCGGTCTTGGCGGCGGTGGCCCCTCTGATAGCCATGTTCACTGCTGCGGGTGTGGGGGCCTTGGTCGGAATGCTCTGTGAATGGGTGGTGTTCCGTCCCCTCCGGACCAGGAGCCGCGAGCAGTGGGTGATGAACTCCTTTGTGATCACCGTGGGCATGTCGGTATTCATCGTGAACAGCACCCAGTTGATTTTCGGCACGGACTTTAGAGGCATAGTCAGTTACTGGTACTATCCGACCATCTCCTTTTTTGACGTCTATGTCTCTTTCGATCGGTTCCTTGTGTTTCTCCTGGCAATGCTGGTTATGGGGGGATTTTGGGGCTTCATGAAATTCTCGAAGACCGGCCGCGCGATCCGCGCGGTTTCACAGGACGAGACAGGGGCACGGATGGTCGGCATCAACATCAACGGTATCCAGACCCTGACTCTTGCTCTCAGCTCGGCTTTTGCGGCCCTGGCAGGGGCTTGTCTTCTCTTCATGTATCCGGCCTATCCTACAGTCGGTCTTGGACCTCTCTATAATTCCTGGTTTATCGTTATCCTGGCTGGCATGGGGAATGTGGGTGGTGCCGCAGTCGGGGGGTTTATCGTGGCTCTTTTCCAGGTCCTTACCACTGTCTACGTGGGTGAGGGATGGGACTATGCGATTCCCGCTGCCTTCATCGTCCTTATCCTCTTGCTGCGACCTTCAGGGATTTTTGGGAGCGAAGTCAGAGGAATTCTCAACCAGTAGGGTGATTCCGTGGAAAAGAACAACAAGCGTACCGGAGTAAAGGGGGTTCAAAGAATACTCGATCTGGCCGGCTTCACGCCTCTGGGACTGGTTTGTCTCTTGGTGCTCGCCCTTCTCCCTCTGATACCTCCTTTTAACCAGGAGTATCTGGTGCGGTGGATGGTGGTGGGGCTTTTTATGGCCGCCCAGGCTGTGGCTTTCGATTTTACGAGTGGGTACATCAATATCGTGAATTTTGGTTTTGCCGCGTTCGTGGGGCTAGGCGCTTACACCTCGGCGATCCTGGCGGTGAGATTCGGCCTCTCACCGTGGGCCGGGATGTTCGTGGGTGTGCTGCCCGCCGCGCTTGTCGGTTTTCTGACCGGCGTGCTTACCCTGCGGCTGCGGGGTATATTCGCCGCAGTTATGGCCTGGTTTATCAGCCTGGCCCTGTGGGGGTTGGCGACAAAGCTCGTCTTCCTGACCGAAGGTCCCCTCGGGTTGAACTGCCCCACCCTGCTGAGGACCTCGTCGAACATACCGTACTTCTACATCCTTTTTGTCATGTTCATGGTCGTATACATCGTCCTGAAACGGGTGGTTCGTTCTCACATGGGGCTGGCCTTTCGAGCTATAGGCCAGAACATGGAGGCTGCACGAACCTCTGGAATCAATCCGACCCGCTACCGCATCATCAATTTCACCCTTTCCTGTGCCTTTGCAGGCTGGCTCGGGGGTTTCTATGCCCATTACTACGGGATCCTCATGCCTGACGTGATGCACACGGGCAAAACCATCGAGGTCCTGGTGATTGTCTATATCGGGGGGAGGGCGAGTCTTTGGGGTGGCGCTCTTGTGGCGATCCCGTTCGTTATTGCCACCGAGATGGTCCGGTCTGTTTTCTCCCAGTACCCGGGCGTCAATCTGATCTTCTACGGCCTTTTCCTGATCGTGGTGATGATATACTATCCCGGGGGTGCAGCTCAGCTCTACCGAAGCGTTCTTGAACGGTCCCGGAGTGTGTTCGTCAGGTTCTGGCTCGGTCCTCAGGCCACGGTCCAATCCGACTAAAAGGTGTGTTCCCACTGGCCGCCTTACAGGGTAGGTGTCCCGGCAGAGGCCGGAGGGGCGGCATGGGTATTGCCGGAGGGGTTTGCAGATGGGGCAACTGCGAGTTCTGGATCATCCGATACTGGGTCCTCTGACCCCGGGGCGGAGGGTCGCCTTCTCCTTTGAAGGGCGTAGACTCTACGGGATAGAGGGCGAACCCATAGCAGCGGCACTGGCCGCTTCGGGAATCAGGCTGTTGCGGCGTACGGCGGACCGCGGCCAGCCTCGTGGGGTCTTCTGTGCCATGGGGCTCTGTACGGACTGTATGGTGGTTGTCAACGGCCGGCCGAAGGTGCGTGCCTGTGTGACGCCCCTAGAGGAAGGAATGGATATAAGGATGGAGGTACCTGAGGTGGTCGCCCATGATTGAGGTGCCTGCAGCGATTATAGGGGCAGGACCCGCCGGGCTTTCAGCCGCAATAGAACTGGCAAGAGCTGGGGTGGAGACCCTGGTCATCGACGAAAACGACCGGCCTGGTGGTCAACTCGTAAAGCAGATCCACAGGTTCTTCGGTTCCCGGCACGAGATGGCAGGCATGCGCGGATTCGAGATCGGAGAGGCACTCTTCTCGGAGGCTGAGAGGCTCGGTGTCAGATTCATGTTGAATACGGCTGCATACGGGATCTTCAAGGAGAGTGGACAGCTCGGGATACATGACCGCAGGGATGATCTCTTGGGGTTGGTGAAGGCAGAGAGGCTGATTCTTGCCACGGGAGCCAGGGAGAATCCCCTCTGGTTTCCCGGCTGGACTCTGCCCGGTGTGATGGGGGCAGGGGCCTTTCAGACGATGGTCAATGTTCACCGGGTCATGCCCGGGAGAAGAATAGTGGTCGTCGGTTCGGGCAATGTGGGCCTTATCGTGGCCTTTCAGGCTCTCCAGGCAGGGATCGAGGTGGCGGCGGTCTGCGAGGCCCTGCCCAGGTTGGGTGGATGGGAGGTCCACGGGGCCAAGCTCAGGCGCCAGGGTGTGCCGATCCTGCTGAGCACCACGGTGGAGCGTGCCCTTGGCGATGAGGAGGTACGGGGAGTGGTCCTGGTTCGCCTGGACAAGGACGGAAGGCCCGAGCCCGGAGAACGTCGAGTTCTGGAAGTCGATGCGATCTGTCTTGCCGTCGGGCTTTCGCCTCTTGCCGAACTCGCATGGATGGCCGGGTGCAGGTGTGTTTTCTCGAACGAGTTGGGGGGATGGCTCCCTGCTCATGACGAGTGGATGCGGACCAGTATCGAAACCCTGTGGGTGGCAGGTGATCTTGCGGGGGTCGAGGAGGCGAGCACGGCCATGGAAGAGGGGAGGCTTGCAGGTCTCGGCGTGAGTCGGTCCCTCGGCGCCCTCGACAGGCGGGCGGCGGTCCTCAGAGGTCGCAAGATCAGGGCCCGCCTCGAAGAGTTGCGGGAGGGATCTTGCGGGAAGTACCGGAAAACGGCAAAGGCGGCCCTGGTGAAAGGTGGAGAACCTGGATCTCACAGGTCCTCCCTGGTACCGGGCCGGACTGATGAACCCGCTGAGGACGAAATGGTTTGTCGGTGTGAAGAGGTGCCGAGGGCGCTGATTGCCCGGGCGATAAGAGAGGGAGCCAGAACCGTGGACGCGGTCAAACGTCGGACCAGGGCGGGAATGGGACTCTGCCAGGGAAGGACCTGCAGGGGCCTGGTGTCCCGGTTGATTACGGAGGTGAGCGGGGAGCCGCCCCGGAACCTCGTTCCACCCACCGTCCGTCCGCCGGTCCGTCCCCTGCCGATGGAGGGCCTTGTGAAAGGGGAGGATCTCCTGTGAAGGAGAGAGCTCAGGTGGTTATCATCGGCGGGGGAGTTGTGGGATGCTCCCTGGCCCTGTCGCTTGCAAGGCGGATCTCCGGAGTTGTGGTGCTGGAAAGGGAAGGAATCGGCTCTCAGGCTTCCGGATCCAACTATGGGATGGTGTGGCAGCAGACCCGTCTGGCCGGCTTTGATTTGGATATGGCTCGCCGTTCCCTCAGGATGTACAGGGAGCTGGTATCGGAGGAGTTCGACATCGATATCGAGTACGAGGAGAGGGGCGGAATGACGGTCTTCCATACCCCGGAGCAGAAGGCGGTGATGGAGGTTGTGGTTCGCCAGAAGAGGGACCAGGGGATACCGGTCAGGCTGATCGACGGCCGGGAGGCCCGTGAGCTTGAGCCTGAGCTTTCTCCTGAGGTGGTTGGGTCCACATACTGTGCCGAGGAGGCCCAGTTGAACCCTATTCTAACGACCCTCGCCTTTGCCCGTGCAGCGGCCCGCCGTGGCGCCGATATAAGGACGGGGATTGAAGTACGGGGGATTCGTGTGGAAAGAGGGCGGGTAAGAGCTGTTCTTACCGGTCTGGGCGAGATAGAGGCGCAATGGGTGGTGAACGCAGCGGGCCCCTGGAGCCGCCAGGTCGCCGCGATGGCCGGGATCGACCTCCCGGTCTTTCCACAGCGGCTGGAGTCTCTGGTGACCGAGCGCCTTTCCCGCCGTTTGATCAGTCGCGTGCTTCAAGGGGGACGGGAGGTGACGGCCGAAGAGGTTGAGTCCCCTGAAAAGGTCTTGAGTTTCGCCCTCGAGCTGCCTCCAGGGGCGGGCGAGGAGTCGCTCCCAAGGGAACCCCTGGACCGCTCGATCTTTCCGTTTCTCAAGCCAACGGTTTCGAAGAACGTGGTTATCGGTACTACCTCGGAATTCGTAGGCCACGACAAAGGCGTTCTCCCCCGGGCCTTGCATCTCATGGCCAAGAAGGCCGTCCAGATCGTTCCTGCACTGAAAGATGCCAGGATCATCCGAACCTGGGCGAACTTCGTCCCTTTCACCTTCGATTCCCTGCCGATTCTCGGCAAGGTTCCCGGGGTGGACGGCTTCATCCTGGCCTGTGGCCACGCCCATGCCCTCTCCCACGTGCCTCCCACGGCCGAGGCCCTCGCCCACCTGATCATTGACGGTAAGGCAGACATCCCCATCGAGGATGCGAGCATCGAACGGTTCACTGGCCGGGAAGGGCAGGGAACTCCGGCCCAACCGGGTGGAGTTTCCTGAGTTTTCGGCCCAGGATTCTTGCAAGTATATGACTTCACGATCTTTTTCTGTCTTGGCAGGAGAACACCGTTGTCCCCTGGCTCCCGAGCTCACGCGGTGACCCTTTCGGAGTTCGCGGGTGGGAAATCCCTACCTCTTCCCCACGAACACGCACCACGAACACGCACCACGAACACGCGCACGAATCACGAGCCACGAACACGAATCACGAACATTCCCGATGGGTACCCCACCGCTTCCGCAATGTCGCTCGGAGGCAAGGGTGTTCTCCAAAAGTCAGGGAACTCCGGCCCAACCGGCTATTGCCAAATCCTCGAAATAGTGCTATAGGGAGAATGCTCATTTTCGGCCATTGCCTTGAGATTCGAAAGGAGAGGTCTTTCTTGGAGTCGAGAGGTGTTTTGAGCTTGTCTTCCCTTTTTGATTCGGTCCACAACGGCATGGTGGGTGTGGACAGAGCGGGGATCATCGCCTATTTCAATCCCTCTGCTGAGCGGATCTTTCGGGTCGGGCGCGAGGAAGCCCTGGGACGGTCTGTTCTCGACGTGCTCCCCGGTATAGGGCAGAAGTTGATCGAGTGTGTGGAGACGGGGACATCGTTCCACGGGGAGAACTTGTCGGACGGGGAAATCCACCTCGTTGCTAACGTAGATCCCGTGTTCGGGGATGGCGAGATTGTAGGTGCGGCCAGCATATTCCACGAGTTCTCGGAGATCGAGCGGATTTCCGGGGAGCTCGACACGTACAAGAAGATGGCCAAGCAGCTGGACGCCATCATCGAGTCCTCCTACGACGGCATTTGGGTCTGCGATGGGAATGGAGTCACCGTAAGAGTGAACAGGGCGGCATGCGAGTTGGACGATGTGAGGATAGAGGATGTTATCGGCAAGAGAGTCAAGGACCTGGTGGAGAATGGGCTTTTTGACCGATCCGTGACCCTGGAGGTTCTCGAGACCAAGCGACCCGTGACCCTGATCCAGGAGTTGAAGGGCGGCCGGAAGGCGCTTGCCACCGGTAGTCCTGTATTCGACGAGGATGGAGAGATTCTCTTCGTGGTTATCAACGTAAGGGATATCACCGAAATCCAGAGGCTTACCACCCTGCTGGAGGAGACCCGGGAGCTCTCGGAGCGATACTCCTCCGAGCTACGAGAGTTGAAACTATTGGGATTCGAGGAGAAAAACATCGTCGCTCACAGCGAGGAGATGAGGCGTGTTCTCAGAACCGCCACCAGGATCGCCAGAGTCGATGCAACGGTTCTGCTGGCGGGTGAGTCCGGGGTGGGAAAGAACATGATCGCCGAGCTGATTCACCGGCTGAGCGACCGCAAGGACGGTCCTTTTATCCAGATCGCCTGCGCTGCCATCCCTGAACCGCTTCTCGAGTCGGAACTGTTCGGCTACGAGAAGGGGGCTTTTACCGGTGCAAAGGAGACTGGAAAGGCCGGGCTTTTCGAACTGGCTGGAAAGGGGACGCTCTTCCTCGACGAGATCTCCGAGATCTCATTGAGCGTCCAGGTGAAGCTCTTGAGGTTCTTGGAAGACAAACAAATAACGCGCCTGGGAGGGACCCGGCCGAAGTCGATCGACTCCCGGATCATCGCGGCAAGCAACAGGGAACTGAAAGAGCTCGTGTCGAGAGGGCTTTTCAGAGAGGATCTCTACTATCGGTTGAACACCTTTCCCATTCATATTCCGCCTCTGAGGGAGAGAAAGAGCGATGTCCTGCCGTTGATACAGTTTTTTCTGAACAGGTTCAATCAGAAATACGGCCTGAAAAAGACGCTCTCCCGGGATGTTCTCCGGGCTCTGCTCGATTACTCGTATCCGGGCAATGTCCGTGAATTGAGCAGCCTCCTGGAAAACCTGGTTCTCATTTCAGAAGGGCCGAGAGTCGAGACAGGAGACTTGCCGGGCTATATCCTAGAGGATCGCCGTAGCGGAGAGCTTAGCCTCGAGGCGGATTGTTCTCTTCAGGAGATGCTCGAGCGATACGAGTCGAGAATAGTCGAGGAGGCGGCCAAGAGGTACAGATCCACTAGAAGTATTGCCAGGGCTCTGAAAACGAGCCACTCCTCGGTCGTCCGGCGAATGCAGAAATACGGCATCAGGAAGGCTTGATTCTGGTTCGTTCCTGAACCGGACGATCTCCTCTCGTCGCCGGAACTGTTCTGCCTCCCCATCAACCAAAGAGACATGCCAGGGAGATCTTGGTTCATTTCTGGTCCAGAATCTGAGGAAGAAAGTCCCTGCATTAAGGGGGACGGATTGGAGCATATCCACCTTTGGTTCACAGATGAACCGCTCTCCACGGCAAGGAGCACGTTGTGTGTGTGGGCGGCCAACCTGTCTTGAGACCAAAATCATGAGATTTCGAATAGTTATGTATGTTCCTCACCCTGCTCGCCTTCCACGGCCGGATGGCACTGATATTGCCTGAGAGAGGCATGCTTTGTCGGCGAGAGAGACGGCCTGTGGACGACCGCGATTTTGAAAGACTTTCCAGGAGAATCACTTCATCTATGGATGAGGATTCCGGGCAGGTTCTTTTTGAGTTCGACGAGGCTCGCAAGGACCTGGACCGGGCACTCCGCCTGATCAGGGCAAGCGGGGCAGGGATCGCCGATCTCCGGCTTTTCCCTGCGGGCCCGGACGGCATGCGGTGTGCCCTCGTGCGACTCACGGTCCCCGATACCAGAGGGGTCGTCCTGACTCTAGCGGAGCACGGGTTCAGCAGAATAAAGGGGTACGGTGCTGTTTGCAACAGAGTGGGTTAGGAAGGCGCCAAAGAGGCAGCTTTTGGTAAGACTGCCCATTCCAGGGATGCTGGTGCGTCCCGCTGAGAGGAGGTTGGTATGAGAAACAGATTCAGAGGCAGGGATTTCTTGACACTCATGGATTTCGACAGGGAGGAGATAGACGACATCTTGAACGTCTCTTACGATTTCAAGATGAAGCTGGCCCGTGGGGAGCCCCATGAGTATCTCCGCGGCAAGACCGTGGCGGTGGTTTTCGAGAAGCCTTCGACCAGGACCAGGACGTCTTTTCAGGCCGCGATCGCCCATCTCGGAGCCCAGAGCTTCTACATGCGTCCTGACGAAATGCAGTTGGCCCGCGGGGAGCCCATAAAAGACACGGCCCGGGTGATCGACCGCTACTGTGACGCCTTGGTCATGAGGACCTTCGGTCAGGACCGCCTCGAGGAATTCGCCCGGTACATGAAGAACCCGGTGATCAACGCCCTTTCTGACCTCACCCATCCCTGTCAGGGATTGGCCGATCTGCTGACAATACGGGAGAAGAAGGGTGGCCTGAAGGGTTTGAAACTGGCCTATGCAGGCGACATCTTCAATGTCTGTCATTCCCTGATGGTCGGAGGCGGCCTGATGGGTTTTGACGTCTATGTGGCAGGTCCCGAGGGATACGGGCCGAATCCGAAGGTCAGGCAGTTTGCCGAGGAAGCTGCGGGACGGGGTGGGACGAGGATCGTCTTCACCCGTGATTTGAAAGAGGCCTTGAAGGATGCTGACGTGGTGTATGCCAACACCTGGCATAGTATGGGAGCCGCGGAGAAGGAGAAAGAGAAGCGGGTCAGGGATTTCGGCCCTTATCAGATCAACGAGGAGGCGGTGGAGGTCGCCGCGTCGGACTTCATCTTCATGCACTGTCTTCCCGGGTATCGAGGGGAGGAGATGACGGATGGGATCGTAGAGGGTCCCCATTCGGTTGTATGGGATCAGGCAGAAAACCGGATGCACACCGAGAAGGCCCTAATGGCCCTGCTGATCGGGTGAGTGGAGAGAAGGTAAGGGGGCGTTCGCATCAAGGAATCTCAATCAGAAATCGAAAGGGGGTGAGGAATTCAAAGCAAAATCGGACTTGGGTTGGAGTTGTTTTGATAGTGAACCCCAAACAAAAGGAGGATGAGATGGGGAGACTCTTGCGTCAAGGTCATGCATGTACAAGACTCGTTTGCCGTGGGGCTGTGCTTGGTCTTTTGCTGTTCGGGCTTTCCGTTCCCCGGGCCGTTCAGGCTGCCCAATCCCCCATCAAGGTGGGGGTCGTGATCGCGCTGAGCGGGTTCATCGCCGCAGACGGGCAGGGTTCCCTGGGGGCGATCAAGCTCTGGCAGAAGGAAGTCAACGAATCCGGAGGGCTGTTGGGCAGGAGGATCGTGCTGATAGTGGAGGATAGTGCCTCGGATCCCAAGACCGCCAATGAGAAGATGAAGCGCGTTATGGCTAAGCATCCAGACGTGTGTATCGGCCCGATACTCAGCGCCGAGAGGACGGCGACTTATCGCACCGTCGTGGACGCCGGTGTGCCGTTCTTGTATTTCACCTTCTATGAGGGTGGAGCTTACCACCCCCTGATGTTCATCACAGGTGAAGTGCCGGAACAGCAGACCGAGAAATACGTCCCATGGTTGGTCCAGAACTACGGCCCGAAATTCTACATCCTCGGATCTGATTACGAGTTCCCGCAGAAATCGGCAAGAGTCGTGAACAGGTATCTCTCGGGTGCCGGGGGTAAGAACGTCGGTGAAGAACTGATCGCGATGGGTACGACGGATTTCTCCTCGGTGATTACCCGAATTAGAAGAGCAAAACCCGATGTGCTTTTCAGCATCATGGTCGGCACAGACGCGGTGGCCTTCGCCAAGCAGTTCAATGATTACGGTCTCAAGAAACACATCCAGTACGCATCCATGGTCGACCTGGAGACCTATGTCGATGCCATGGGAAAGAAGGCTGCAGAGGGCAACCTGGCATCTTTTGGATGGTTCGAGAATCTCGACAAGCCCAGGGCCAAAGCGTTCGTAGAGAAGTATCATGCCTTCGAGCCCATGCGGGCGACGACCTTGATCGAGTCGTGCTACTCGGTGCTGCTCCTTTGGACCAAGGCCGTGAAAAAGGCGGGAACTACCGAGGGCGAAGCGGTACGGAAGGCCATGGCCGGTCTCTCGGTGGAAGCACCGGAGGGCCGTGTGACCATGCGGGCCATCGACAATCATACGGCCAGACCCTCATACATCGCTCGGGTGCATGACGGCGAATACAGGGTCATTAAGGACTTCGGCCAGGTCCAGCCCGGTGAGGATCAGCGCAAGCCTAAGTGGTAAAAGTCATTGGATCTTTGAGATTCATACCGGTGTTTCCCTCTCGTTTTTGTGGAGGCCCCTGGGAGGCAGGGCCTCCACAAGACAGAGGCCGAGGGAGAGGACTGCCGGTTTTTCGAGATTCGGGTACGCTTTGTCTCGTTCCAGTAGGAGAAAACCCGGGAACATTCATTCCTCGATCTCAACCTCCTTTGGGACGGTGAACAGAGGCTCAAGT from Deltaproteobacteria bacterium includes:
- a CDS encoding substrate-binding protein, with the protein product MGRLLRQGHACTRLVCRGAVLGLLLFGLSVPRAVQAAQSPIKVGVVIALSGFIAADGQGSLGAIKLWQKEVNESGGLLGRRIVLIVEDSASDPKTANEKMKRVMAKHPDVCIGPILSAERTATYRTVVDAGVPFLYFTFYEGGAYHPLMFITGEVPEQQTEKYVPWLVQNYGPKFYILGSDYEFPQKSARVVNRYLSGAGGKNVGEELIAMGTTDFSSVITRIRRAKPDVLFSIMVGTDAVAFAKQFNDYGLKKHIQYASMVDLETYVDAMGKKAAEGNLASFGWFENLDKPRAKAFVEKYHAFEPMRATTLIESCYSVLLLWTKAVKKAGTTEGEAVRKAMAGLSVEAPEGRVTMRAIDNHTARPSYIARVHDGEYRVIKDFGQVQPGEDQRKPKW